Below is a window of Candidatus Nanosynbacter sp. HMT-352 DNA.
CGCAAAAGAGGAATTGCTAAATAAAAATGGCGGCAATTTCCAAGGCGTGCCCGTAACGGATATTAACGGAGAATTAGTGCTTGGTTTTGATCGACCGAAACTACAAGATTTGCTACGAAAAAACGGCTTACTAGCCGACTAATTTTCTTAAAAACAATTCAAGATTTTCCGTCAAATTCTGGCGGAAAATTTTTATTCTGCGCCAATTTGCACAACTTTTCCGCCAAGTTTTTCGCGGAAATAATTATCGTGGCTGACGTAAAGAATCGCGCCGGAATATTTGGCCAACGCCGTTTCCAGCTCTTCGATACTTGGCAAATCCAAGTGATTCGTCGGCTCGTCTAGAATCAGCAGTTGCGGGTCGTTCGCCAGCATAGCAATAATCTGAAAACGCGCCTTTTGACCGCCAGATAAGCGAGCCAGCGGCGTCATCCGATCAGCGTCAGTGAACAAATAGTCAGCCAAAAGTTGCCGAATTTTCGTATCAGAAATCGACAAATCGCGACTCATATACAATTTTTCAATCGCTTTTTCTAGCGGATCAGCCAGATACTTTTCGTCAATTTCTTGCTCGTAAACGCCAATTCGAACCTGCGGATCAAGGAAAATATCGCCAGAATAAAGAATAGGACCATTGTCAAAACTCTTGCCCGACGCCAGAATCATCCGAATCAATGTAGTTTTACCAGCGCCATTGCGACCCCTAATTTCAATCGCTTCACCTTCGCGCAAATCAATATTCACGTCCTCAAACAATATCCGCTCACCAATCCCAACCGCCACATTTTCCGCACGAACCAACACGTGCTGACTGCGACTGGAAGCATCTTTCATACTCAAGCGAATATTACGCGACTTGAATTTTCCGTAACGCTCGGCGGATTTATAATCCAATTGACTAGCAGATTCTTTGTCAATCCAAAACGTCGGCTTTTCCATCTCCGACAATTCCTCCAGCTCCGCTCGCGCCTCATTCTCCAAGCGCTTAAATTTCTGAATCGTGCCGGGATTTCGCGACTTTTCCTTAAGCCTTTGATAGTCCAAAACTTTTTGCTTCAGGTTAACAATTCGCTTCTCAATCTGCTCAAAATTATTCATTCCAGCCGTCGTCGCTTGCGCATTCTGCTTCAAATACGCGTCATAATTTCCGCGGTAGCTCACGGCCTGTCCGTCCTTAATCTCAACTATTCGATCAACTTGCCCAAGTACATCACGATCATGCGTAATGATTAGCATCGCTTGATGTGGCTGCGAATTCATCCAGTCAATAAACTGCTGTTTCGCAACGTAATCCATGTGGTTTGTTGGCTCGTCAATTAGCGCCAGATGCGCCTCCGAGTGCATAATTTTAACAATTTCCACCAGCCTTTTTTGGCCGCCAGACAGGGAAGAAATCTTCCGATCACCAAAACCGTCTAATTGAAAATTGCTCAGCTCTCGTTCAATTTTTTCTTCAACTTGATAAAATCCTTTTTGGTCAAATCGTTCCAAAGCCTGCGTATATTCCTCAATTTTTCGCATATTGTCGCCCATAGTCAGCGGATATTCATCGATGATTTTCTTTAACTTGGAATATTCTGGAAGCCCGCCAAGAATATACGACATGACCGTTTGATCACCCAAACCGTGATGCTCCTGAGCGGTCGTCGCAACCGTAATGCCGCGCCGAAAAATAACCTCGCCAGTATAATCAGTATCTTTTCCGCTCAATATTCCAAACAGCGTCGACTTGCCAACACCGTTACGACCAACCACGCCGACTTTCTCGCCGTCGTCCACACTGAACTTGACGTCTTTCATCAACGTCTTATCGCCAAAACTTTTTTCAGTAATGTGAATGTCGGCTATCATGCTTGAGATATTGTAACATAAGTCATATTTCAGCCGCACCAAACTAGTCTAAATATACTGTCGCGTTAAGTTTTGCTATAATATAATCCATGTCAAAGCCAAAAGCTAAAAAACCAGCCACACAGAATATCATCAATCGTCGCGCACGGTTTGATTATGAACTTGGTGAAGAAATTGTAGCTGGCTTGGTTTTAACTGGGATGGAAGTACGAGCCGCCAGAGAAGGACACGTCCAGCTTAAAGGCTCATTTGTTAGCTTAAGAAATGGCGAATTGTGGCTAAATAACGCCAGCTTTTCACTGCGATTAAACGTTCGCGGAGAAGCAAATAGCCGCTCAGTCGACACTTCGGCGCGGAAATTATTGGTAAGTAAAAGGCAATTGTCCAATTTTACAGAAGCAAAAAAACAGGGAATGACAATTGTCCCGACCAAATTGTTGACCAACGGAAAATTCATTAAAGTTGTAATTGCGCTCGGAAAAGGTAAGAAAAATTACGACAAAAGACAAACCATCAAACGCCGCGACCAAGACCGAGAAACCAGGCGACTTATCTCTAATAGATAGCCGCACCGATTACAAACTCAGCCTGAGATTTATTGATTTTCGCGCGCGTCAATTAGCTTTTGATAGAGCTTTTCAAGTTTCTTCACTTGACTGCGCTCCGTGAATTTATTAGCCAGTTTCTTACTTTCAGCGCTAAATTCTGCTTGTTTCTTCGGGCTTTTTAGAATTGCAATTACTTTTTCCGCGACACTTTCTGGATTGTTCTCCGCAAAATAGCCATTAACTCCGTCCTTCACAACCTCTGAAACTTCCTTGTCAATAATAACAATCGGCTTTCCAGCGTGAGCGGCTTCATGAAGAACCCAGCCCTGCGTATCTTTAAGCGAAGGAAAAGTAAACACGTTCATCACTTTATACGCCACACCCAAATCTTCTCGCGGCATGGCGCCAGTAAAGATAATCCTATCCGCGAAATCCGTCTCAGCCGCCATTTTCTCCAAAGTCTTTCGATACTCAAAATCGCCAACAAACAACAGCTTCGATTTCGGACGAACTTCAGCAATAAACTCACTAAACGCCTGAATCAAAATTGGCAAATTCTTTTCCTCGCCCAAACGCCCCACGAATCCAAACACTTCATCTTTTTCATCAAGACCCCATTGCTCGCGAAATTCCGCAACTCGCTTCACGCTCGCCCGCGGAAGAGAATTCACTCCGTTTGGCATTAAAGTAACATCGTACGTGTAATCTTCAGTCTGCCAAGATTCCAATTGATCACGGCTTTTACGCGACAGGGCAATCACCGCATCCGCCTTGCTGTATAAAATAGTAATAACCCGCTCAATAATATCTTTATTCCATTTCGTTACGCCATTACGCGGACGATATAATTTGGCAACCTCCAACAAATCCTGTCCATTCAATTTTACCGACAATGGAAAAACCACTCCCGCCAACGCCAAAACTCCCGGCAAAACCGCAGGATAATGATCGACGAATTCATATAGATCCGTACAATGCTGGATAATCAAAGGAATATTATTTTTCTTCGCCGCCTTCACACCCAATAGCCCAATTTGCGACGGCGTAAAAATATGCACCACATCCAAATTCATATTGGCAATTTGACGCTGCACCACAGGAGGGAAGAATACCGACGTGTCGTAATCGTCAAAGAACGCGCCCGTAATTGAGCGGAAACGAATTATTCGACTATTTTCATCTTCATGAAGAAGTTCGGCCTGCTTGGACGGACTAATAGACTTTGCCGGGCAAAAAACATAAACCTCATGCCCCAAAGCTTCCAACTCGCGCTTTAATGATTCAACAACGTAAACGATACCGTTAATGGACGGTCTATAGCTGTCCGTAAAAAGTCCTATCCTCATAATAGCCCCATTATACCATTTATATCAGCGATCGATAAAATTCGACCAATCGCTCGGCGCCGGCACTACTATCAAAACGCTCAGCAATTTTCTCAGCACCAAGTTGCGCTTTCTTATAAGCTTTCTTATCTTTGCGCAATTTACTGATCAACTCCAAGAACTCATCGTCCGTTTTCGCCATAACAGCGTCGCCCTTAAATGTGTCATTGTACTGCGGAATGTCGCGTAGAATGATCGGCAAGCCAGCGCCAGCCGCCTCCAAGACGCACAT
It encodes the following:
- a CDS encoding ABC-F family ATP-binding cassette domain-containing protein, giving the protein MIADIHITEKSFGDKTLMKDVKFSVDDGEKVGVVGRNGVGKSTLFGILSGKDTDYTGEVIFRRGITVATTAQEHHGLGDQTVMSYILGGLPEYSKLKKIIDEYPLTMGDNMRKIEEYTQALERFDQKGFYQVEEKIERELSNFQLDGFGDRKISSLSGGQKRLVEIVKIMHSEAHLALIDEPTNHMDYVAKQQFIDWMNSQPHQAMLIITHDRDVLGQVDRIVEIKDGQAVSYRGNYDAYLKQNAQATTAGMNNFEQIEKRIVNLKQKVLDYQRLKEKSRNPGTIQKFKRLENEARAELEELSEMEKPTFWIDKESASQLDYKSAERYGKFKSRNIRLSMKDASSRSQHVLVRAENVAVGIGERILFEDVNIDLREGEAIEIRGRNGAGKTTLIRMILASGKSFDNGPILYSGDIFLDPQVRIGVYEQEIDEKYLADPLEKAIEKLYMSRDLSISDTKIRQLLADYLFTDADRMTPLARLSGGQKARFQIIAMLANDPQLLILDEPTNHLDLPSIEELETALAKYSGAILYVSHDNYFREKLGGKVVQIGAE
- the smpB gene encoding SsrA-binding protein SmpB produces the protein MSKPKAKKPATQNIINRRARFDYELGEEIVAGLVLTGMEVRAAREGHVQLKGSFVSLRNGELWLNNASFSLRLNVRGEANSRSVDTSARKLLVSKRQLSNFTEAKKQGMTIVPTKLLTNGKFIKVVIALGKGKKNYDKRQTIKRRDQDRETRRLISNR
- a CDS encoding glycosyltransferase; the protein is MRIGLFTDSYRPSINGIVYVVESLKRELEALGHEVYVFCPAKSISPSKQAELLHEDENSRIIRFRSITGAFFDDYDTSVFFPPVVQRQIANMNLDVVHIFTPSQIGLLGVKAAKKNNIPLIIQHCTDLYEFVDHYPAVLPGVLALAGVVFPLSVKLNGQDLLEVAKLYRPRNGVTKWNKDIIERVITILYSKADAVIALSRKSRDQLESWQTEDYTYDVTLMPNGVNSLPRASVKRVAEFREQWGLDEKDEVFGFVGRLGEEKNLPILIQAFSEFIAEVRPKSKLLFVGDFEYRKTLEKMAAETDFADRIIFTGAMPREDLGVAYKVMNVFTFPSLKDTQGWVLHEAAHAGKPIVIIDKEVSEVVKDGVNGYFAENNPESVAEKVIAILKSPKKQAEFSAESKKLANKFTERSQVKKLEKLYQKLIDARENQ